The Microbacterium forte sequence TCGCCCGCTCCTCGTCACGCGGTCGTCGAGCCGATGACGCCGAGCCGGTCGTTCTGGACGCGCATCGACCGCCCCTTCGTGTTCGGGTTCCTGGTGACGCTCGGCGCCCTCGGTGCCATCGTGCTCGGCCTGGCAGTCGCGAACCTGTCGACCGTGCTCATCTACATCGCACTCGCCATGTTCGCCGCGCTCGGACTCGACCCCACCGTGCGGTTCCTCGAGCGACGGGGGCTGTCGCGGGCGATCTCGGTGGTCGTCGCGATCCTCGGGCTCATCGTCGTGGCCGGCCTCGTCGTGTGGATGGTGCTGCCGGTCGTGATCGACCAGATCGCGAGCTTCGTCGGATCCGTGCCGGGGATGATCCAGGAGTTCACCCGCAGCGACATCTATGCGGCGCTCGATGAGCAGTTCGGCGATCAGTTCCAGGATCTCGTCGCCGACGTGCAGTCGTTCCTCACCAACCCCGGCAACATCGCTGCGATCGGCGGCGGAGCCCTGAAGGTCGGCGCCTCGATCGCCAACGCCATCTCGGGCATCATCGTCGTCCTGGTGCTCACGCTCTACTTCGTCGCGACACTGCCCGCGATCAAGACGGGAATGCTCCGACTCGCTCCCGCCCGTGACCGTGCTCGCGCCAGCGACATCACCGAACAGATCACCGACTCTGTCGGCGCCTACGTCATGGGGATGGTCGTGCTCGCGTTCTGCAACGCCGTGCTCGCATTCCTGCTGTATCTG is a genomic window containing:
- a CDS encoding AI-2E family transporter; the encoded protein is MSREEHEPSSKGSAAASDPSADSARASAREASTTDASADTSASTSSAASGATAVAATAPHDPTTSPAPRHAVVEPMTPSRSFWTRIDRPFVFGFLVTLGALGAIVLGLAVANLSTVLIYIALAMFAALGLDPTVRFLERRGLSRAISVVVAILGLIVVAGLVVWMVLPVVIDQIASFVGSVPGMIQEFTRSDIYAALDEQFGDQFQDLVADVQSFLTNPGNIAAIGGGALKVGASIANAISGIIVVLVLTLYFVATLPAIKTGMLRLAPARDRARASDITEQITDSVGAYVMGMVVLAFCNAVLAFLLYLFLGLPFPPLMATVAFCITLIPLVGSVIFWIIGTGLALFTNPIAALVFALIYLVYMQIEAYVITPRVMNRAVSVPGALVVIGALAGGTLLGLLGALVAVPVAASILIIIKQVLIPRQDARI